The following proteins come from a genomic window of Drosophila sulfurigaster albostrigata strain 15112-1811.04 chromosome X, ASM2355843v2, whole genome shotgun sequence:
- the LOC133848242 gene encoding activating transcription factor 3, whose protein sequence is MFNSNIPATSLLSIEGSNCLGAHTPKTPEILNSVIAMTNPLDNFNFNASNSCSAASTPLVTIRNFCGNPNGQSHSQDSSHSSCSASPLDSPAGTATTPSVQQTCSQLIKAGLKLSIQSKRKLSTCDSSSGSEQPNSKCSRRDEDCEESSDEDSETKSAPKGLTPEDEDRRRRRRERNKIAATKCRMKKRERTQNLIKESEVLDTQNVELKNQVRTLETDRRRLLEMLQAHAPSCVKRGGCQLPSKLLQSPAYKYLPELELDGVGNGNGNGGNSSSSSEATGTSSAANTPTSHQQQQQQQHLQQQQQQQHMQSIPSMSTFKFGSKSPAAMAAAVAAAQQQQQQQQHHQLQQQQLPNGYCKPSPSPQEFEHAGYLSSPTQEALCLPQQQQSTMNPASSNSNTDNSSNNNNNNNSNLVVSQQVSDYVPNCEGLSLGLGLSIAITTPTNTNSSRNSNSSSNNSNNNSNNNNNGSNNNHNNNNNNNNGSSNGNIVSSSTSNVVVIPPPATTPTSSAIEFVKNELVDSQSPYTTALSAERFLFEPSEGFPDTKHAVSVHPSSLNNMTSVASLAVHSGSNHSNNSSCNNNNNHLLDFHNGLPHTGIGAIGGVGGGIIGGIMTPCYEEDQLLLMKNSCYTNDLLSHLNDDAADFVDLDTGAAAFITNGGCLA, encoded by the exons atgttcAACTCAAACATACCGGCAACATCGTTGCTCAGCATCGAGGGCAGCAATTGCTTGGGCGCCCATACACCGAAGACGCCAGAGATATTAAATTCGGTGATCGCCATGACAAATCCGCTcgacaatttcaatttcaatgccTCAAACAGTTGCAGTGCCGCCTCCACGCCCCTTGTCACCATACGCAACTTTTGCGGCAATCCCAATGGACAG TCGCATTCGCAGGACAGCAGTCATTCCAGTTGCTCGGCTTCGCCGCTCGATTCGCCAGCGGGCACAGCGACCACGCCCAGTGTGCAACAG ACCTGTTCGCAGCTGATCAAAGCCGGCCTCAAACTGTCCATACAGAGCAAACGCAAGTTGTCCACCTGCGACTCAAGCTCCGGCTCGGAGCAGCCCAACTCAAAGTGTTCGCGTCGCGACGAGGATTGCGAAGAGTCCAGCGATGAGGATAGCGAAACGAAATCCGCCCCCAAAGGACTGACGCCCGAGGACGAGGATCGTCGCCGACGTCGCCGTGAACGCAACAAAATCGCTGCCACCAAATGCCGCATGAAGAAACGCGAACGCACACAGAACCTGATCAAAGAATCCGAAGTGCTGGACACACAAAATGTGGAGCTTAAGAATCAAGTGCGCACCCTCGAAACCGATCGTCGACGTCTGCTCGAGATGTTGCAAGCGCATGCGCCGAGCTGTGTGAAACGCGGtggttgccagttgccatcGAAGTTGCTGCAATCGCCGGCATACAAGTATTTGCCTGAGTTGGAGCTGGATGGCGtaggcaatggcaatggcaacggtggcaacagcagcagcagcagcgaggcAACAGGAACGAGCAGTGCGGCCAATACGCCAACCtcccaccaacaacaacagcagcagcaacatctgcagcagcagcaacaacaacaacatatgCAGAGCATACCATCCATGTCGACGTTCAAGTTTGGCTCCAAGTCgccagcagcaatggcagcagctgttgccgccgcccaacagcagcagcagcagcagcaacatcatcagctgcagcagcaacagttgccgaATGGCTATTGCAAGCCATCGCCGAGTCCGCAGGAATTCGAGCATGCTGGCTACTTGAGTTCGCCCACCCAAGAGGCGCTTTgtctgccacagcagcaacagtcgacCATGAATcccgccagcagcaacagcaataccgacaacagcagcaacaacaacaacaataacaatagcaatttGGTGGTTAGTCAACAGGTGTCGGATTATGTGCCGAATTGTGAGGGACTTAGCTTGGGTTTGGGCCTCTCCATAGCCATAACCACGCccaccaacaccaacagcagtcgcaacagcaatagcagcagcaacaacagtaacaacaatagcaacaacaacaacaacggcagcaataacaatcacaacaacaataacaacaacaacaacggcagcagcaatggcaacattGTCAGCTCTTCGACGTCGAATGTTGTTGTGATACCGCCGCCAGCAACCACGCCCACCAGCAGCGCCATCGAATTTGTGAAAAACGAATTGGTCGACTCACAGAGTCCCTACACCACCGCCTTGAGTGCCGAACGCTTTTTGTTCGAGCCGAGCGAGGGATTCCCCGATACGAAGCATGCGGTGAGCGTGCATCCGAGTAGCTTGAACAACATGACCAGTGTGGCCAGCTTGGCGGTGCACAGCGGCAgcaatcacagcaacaacagcagctgcaacaacaacaacaatcatctGTTGGACTTTCACAACGGTTTGCCACACACCGGCATCGGTGCCATCGGCGGCGTTGGTGGCGGCATCATTGGTGGCATTATGACGCCGTGCTACGAGGAGGATCAATTGCTGTTGATGAAAAACAGTTGCTATACGAACGATCTGTTGTCGCATCTCAACGATGATGCAGCCGATTTTGTTGATCTGGATACGGGTGCAGCGGCGTTTATCACAAATGGCGGTTGCCTGGCGTGA